In the genome of Aspergillus flavus chromosome 8, complete sequence, one region contains:
- a CDS encoding endo-1,4-beta-mannosidase: MELSSGSRAEHRPIHAWAQNVYQGRISPESRFYKNSRILKSELSFRNRQRTANNNGQQVRASTMKLNPSLLTAAGLVSAQLASALPQASSSTVSPSPSPSATPGSFVTTSGLNFVIDGKTGYFAGSNSYWIGFQKNNDDVDLVFSHLQESGLKILRVWGFNDVNQKPTDGSVYYHLLADGTATVNEGEDGLQRLDYVVSSAEKHGIKLIINFVNFWDDYGGINAYVKAFGGSKEDFYTNDAMQAAYRAYIKAVISRYSDSTAIFAWELANEPRCQGCETTVLYNWIESTSQYIKSLDSKHLVCIGDEGFGLDTGSDGSYPYQYSEGSDFAKNLAIPTIDFGTFHLYPSSWGTTNDWGNGWVTSHGAACKEAGKPCLFEEYGVTSDHCAVEKPWQNTALNTTAISGDLYWQYGDQLSGGPSPDDGNTFYYGTDDFKCLVTDHIAAINSRN, from the exons ATGGAGCTCTCTTCTGGATCAAGAGCGGAGCATCGCCCGATCCACGCGTGGGCCCAGAATGTCTATCAGGGGCGCATTTCTCCAGAGTCCAGATTTTATAAGAACAGCCGAATCCTGAAGAGCGAGCTATCTTTCAGAAACAGACAGCGCACAGCCAACAACAACGGGCAACAAGTCAGAGCAAGCACCATGAAGCTTAACCCTTCACTCCTCACCGCAGCCGGCCTGGTGTCGGCCCAATTGGCCTCTGCTCTTCCCCAAGCGTCATCCTCAACTGTCTCGCCCAGTCCGAGTCCATCCGCCACACCCGGTTCTTTCGTTACTACTTCAGGTCTCAACTTTGTGATCGATGGCAAGACAGGATATTTTGCCGGTTCCAACTCATACTGGATTGGATTCCAGAAGAACAACGACGATGTGGATCTCGTATTCAGTCACTTGCAGGAATCCGGTCTCAAGATCCTTCGTGTCTGGGGGTTCAATGATGTCAACCAGAAGCCCACCGATGGCTCGGTCTACTACCATCTGCTGGCAGATGGCACGGCAACCGTCAATGAGGGTGAAGATGGCCTCCAGCGACTGGACTACGTGGTCTCCTCGGCAGAGAAGCACGGTATTAAGTTGATCATTAACTTCGTCAACTTCTGGGATGACTATGGTGGTATCAATGCCTATGTCAAGGCCTTCGGTGGGTCGAAGGAGGACTTTTACACCAACGACGCCATGCAGGCAGCCTACCGCGCTTATATCAAGGCAGTCATTTCGCGGTACAGCGACTCTACCGCGATCTTTGCATGGGAACTGGCCAATGAGCCCCGTTGCCAGGGCTGTGAGACCACCGTGTTGTATAACTGGATCGAGAGTACCAGCCAGTATATCAAGTCGTTGGACTCGAAGCATCTGGTTTGCATCGGTGACG AGGGCTTCGGCCTCGACACTGGTTCGGATGGAAGCTATCCGTACCAATACTCTGAAGGAAGTGATTTTGCCAAGAACCTGGCTATTCCCACGATTGACTTCGGAACCTTCCATCTCTATCCAAGCAGCT GGGGAACCACGAATGACTGGGGCAACGGCTGGGTCACCTCGCACGGGGCAGCCTGCAAGGAGGCTGGAAAGCCTTGCCTGTTCGAGGAGTATGGAGTGACCTCGGACCATTGTGCCGTTGAGAAACCTTGGCAAAACACGGCACTTAACACAACTGCCATCTCAGGGGACCTCTACTGGCAGTACGGAGATCAGCTGAGCGGTGGACCATCACCAGACGATGGCAACACCTTCTACTATGGAACGGATGATTTCAAGTGTCTCGTGACTGACCATATTGCGGCTATCAACAGTCGTAACTGA
- a CDS encoding amino acid transporter (proline permease PrnB), which translates to MGSGEKPTIAPAASYSHDPESGDVKAGTMQAMVEADLLDERYMNTQRGLKNRHVQLMALGGTIGTGLFVGSGQALVIGGPLSLLLGYTFISALIYAIVTGIAEVGAYMPVHGGTMSYHGFRYVSRSLGFAMGYLYWYSLAILAAYEIVAASMVIDYWPNSVHIAVWITIMLVVIVVLNFLPVGAYGESEFWFASIKIITLVGLLILSFILFWGGGPNRQRLGFHYWKDPGVMNTYLVSGDRGRFVGLLQCIVKSAIAFLFAPELVVISGGEMESPRRNIPKVARRYIYRLVIFYFLGSLAIGVICPSNAKELVHGDGHDASSSPFVVAISNAGIPVLNHIVNAAILTSAWSAGNSFLYMSSRSLYGLAVSGNAPSIFKACNRWGVPYYAVGISSLFLFLAYLSVGSGSNTVFNWLINFTNTSGFISWTCCGIIYIRWNKAIQVQGIEKPYYSRMQPYGMYIGMGGAIFLTLINGFTCFFPSEWSASNFFTAYIGIPAFLVLYAGHRILFWQDPWAWRPEEVDLQTGLQEILAAEKPPRPRDTWGRKLMALIE; encoded by the coding sequence ATGGGTTCCGGCGAGAAGCCCACTATCGCTCCGGCGGCGTCCTATTCCCATGATCCTGAATCCGGCGATGTCAAGGCGGGCACCATGCAGGCCATGGTGGAGGCCGACCTGCTGGACGAGCGATACATGAATACCCAGCGCGGTCTCAAAAATCGACATGTACAACTGATGGCACTGGGAGGCACAATTGGCACCGGTCTGTTCGTGGGTTCGGGTCAAGCGCTAGTGATTGGTGGCCCATTATCTCTTCTCCTGGGCTACACCTTCATCTCCGCACTCATTTATGCGATCGTCACCGGAATCGCCGAAGTAGGTGCTTACATGCCGGTCCACGGTGGCACCATGAGCTACCACGGCTTTCGCTACGTCTCACGGAGCTTGGGTTTCGCCATGGGATACCTTTACTGGTACTCATTGGCGATTCTAGCTGCCTATGAAATCGTGGCCGCGTCCATGGTCATCGATTACTGGCCCAATAGCGTTCACATCGCCGTGTGGATTACCATCATGCTGGTGGTTATTGTGGTACTCAACTTTCTTCCGGTCGGTGCCTACGGAGAGAGCGAATTCTGGTTTGCCAGCATCAAGATTATCACCCTGGTcggccttctcatcctctccttcatcctcttctggGGCGGCGGACCAAACCGTCAGCGTCTTGGCTTCCATTACTGGAAAGACCCCGGTGTCATGAACACATATTTAGTCAGTGGTGACCGTGGTCGCTTTGTTGGTCTTTTGCAATGCATCGTCAAGAGTGCCATCGCGTTCCTCTTTGCCCCTGAACTTGTGGTGATCAGTGGTGGTGAGATGGAATCCCCGCGCCGGAACATCCCTAAGGTTGCGCGTCGCTATATCTATCGACTCGTCATCTTCTACTTCCTGGGTTCGCTCGCGATCGGTGTCATCTGCCCGTCCAACGCCAAAGAGCTGGTACATGGCGATGGCCACGatgcctcctcctccccctttGTGGTCGCGATTTCCAACGCCGGAATTCCCGTACTAAATCACATTGTCAATGCGGCCATCCTTACATCCGCCTGGTCGGCTGGAAACTCCTTCCTCTACATGTCTTCCCGCTCTCTCTACGGTCTTGCGGTGTCGGGCAATGCCCCCAGCATTTTCAAAGCCTGCAACCGGTGGGGTGTCCCTTACTACGCGGTCGGcatctcttccctcttcctctttctcgcaTACCTCTCTGTCGGGAGCGGCAGTAACACGGTCTTTAACTGGCTGATCAACTTCACCAACACCTCCGGATTTATCAGTTGGACTTGCTGCGGCATCATCTACATCCGATGGAACAAGGCCATCCAAGTGCAAGGCATCGAAAAGCCCTACTACTCCCGCATGCAGCCTTACGGGATGTACATCGGCATGGGTGGCGCGATCTTCTTGACTCTGATCAACGGCTTCACCTGCTTCTTCCCGTCGGAATGGTCCGCGTCCAATTTCTTCACCGCCTACATTGGTATTCCCGCCTTCCTCGTCTTGTACGCCGGTCACCGCATCTTGTTCTGGCAGGATCCATGGGCATGGCGACCAGAAGAGGTGGACTTGCAAACAGGCTTGCAGGAGATTTTAGCGGCGGAGAAACCGCCCCGACCGAGGGATACGTGGGGAAGGAAGCTGATGGCGCTGATCGAGTGA
- a CDS encoding putative polyketide synthase, producing MSRPYRNSNMLSQLEPPPGGNTVLIFGCQCLSFNIDDFHRLRATVLETPEHRWIQDVLSELPVYYRTASTTYVQKLKNIPGTQQLRNLAEWFHTGKVPTDSFPLPYIQLAPLLVITHFTEYWQYLRIRHHKGPTSVKESSAESPVVEIVGFCIGFLSAAVVSAARNQEQLSKYAAVALRLATLMGALGDAQEREEEYTSLATVWKAAELENRLPLVLEAFPESYVTVRFDTNRVTIMTPRRTIKQLENELQSAGFNTTQVEFNGRYHWAGHEDTLHALGRMCDSDPALQLPDTSQSVVPTRPNIPMDTPPKGPLHELVLWSILAKQCQWLDTFSKVYRAHLEDTASLIIEFGPERCIPPTYMRKLQGRTVHFADLDLNTLSRTPPLYQTPRSYDSDIAVVGIACRVAGADDLEEFWRLLCSGASQHQEMPLERYKDYETPWRPSAIRPWYGNFVRDIDAFDHKFFKKVPREAMSQDPQQRLLLQVAYQAVQQSGYFHRPNINRNIGCYIASCTVDYEHNVNCHPASAYSATGLLRSFMAGKLSHYFGWRGPAFCVDSACSGSAVALHQACQSIIRGECTAALVGGANAIMSPLAYDNLAGASFVSPTGPCKPFDASADGYCRGEGFAAIFIKKMSDALADGDIVLGTIASTAVEQNNNCTPIVVPDASSLAGLFTQVTKKAHLHPRDISVVEAHGTGTQAGDPAEYVSIRQTLAGPHRTSPLSLGSVKGLVGHTEGVSGLIALVKILLMLNEGIIPPQPNFQTLNPHINASPDDQIHIAVTLEQWRANFRAALINNYGASGSNASMVITEAPYASEHRMSSSIHTFTVALPIRICASDEGRLSDFAKRLRQFLHHPAISAAPATDLGNLSFNICRQSNPTLDSQVAFSCCSKSELSSKLSSFIDGDTNHIFRFIKSPRPIILCFGGQVSTFVGLDRTVYDSISLLRHFLDQCDSLAKFSGYGSLFPGIFERNPIIDQVQLHIQLFSLQYSCARCWIDSGLDVAAVVGHSFGELTALCISGALSLGDTITLIARRAAIIRDGWGHDHGAMLAVEGNKDDIMRLIDEACRKAPTNIAPATIACFNGPSSFTLAGTTAAIDGIQATLKTPSYISLKAKRLFVTNAFHSDLVDPLLPALEDVMCGIHPQEPIIPCEKATENVCTGTVTSGMVAKHLRQPVYFHHAVQRLAEKYGPCVWLEAGSNSTITYMVNRALVPSSGHHCQAVNITTERGMQNLSDATVSLWKASVSVAFWGHHSQQAQKYVPIFLPPYQFEKSRHWLSNKKLPGPAHEAGATPAVSASALRFVGYQDTQQLVARFSIDTAHPQYQESIAGHVVSHTSPVAPASFMLDYVVEALRSLPECKGKIPQVQNVTSDAPLCLDMSRDLWIELYAQDTHKHIWDLRYLSEQLQIGRRSQVLHCSARFTMFDPDDSQIRSEFTRYSRLVSHRHCKELLNDPNISDIIQGRNVYRTFAEIVDYSEPYRGVQKLVGKDNESAGRVIKRYTGQTWVDTYLCDSFSQVGGFWVNCMTDRAPSDMYLASGMEMWMRSPIYADPTTPRPDTWDILAKHERGDDCYTSDIFVFNPTTGQLVEVFLGMQYTRVKKATFSKIIGKFMPQCAAHSSDVNKLETAVPHAAVPVPQAAKAKSDSSGPKSRINLTARIKEVVAEFCAIDPSEITEDGNMADAGVDSLMAMELAREMEEAFHCTLPAADLMEADTFRDLVNCVKGAVGECDSDEHENSSRSSEEISFKDRSPDGDYNTPDTEPPTSVASDTLDLELPLESVLEAFGETKALTDHFLADNKCSGRIHIFAPLQNELCVTLTLEAFEQLGSHIRTASRGQRLDRIPFDPQHQELTNYLYKRLEEARLVHLDGNTVIRTAISAPNKSSLSILEEIKCSYPEYAGASKLAYFTGSKLASVLCGEQDGLQLIFGTKEGQELVSWMYGDEPHNVVGYMQMLDFIKRLIQKVPRTGAEAGALKILEMGAGTGGGTKWFLPVLSKLDIPVEYTFTDISPAFLAQARRRFKEYSFVQYRIHDIEKPPPDDLVSTQHIIIASNAVHATSSLQESTRNMRKALRSDGVVLMLEMTRPAFAIDIVFGLFRGWWVFNDGRNHAITNEHRWETDMHTVGYGHVDWTDGHSPEVSVQRVIFATATGTQSERLPLGKPLEKVHPVQKVDNASRRKVIDKYIRRSIETFTLPVTSQNGFGSDGQVVLLTGATGSLGSHIVAHLAQRQSVKTIFCLNRGNPNEEPFQKQTSALKKRGIPLATHEMCKVKALTATISHHKLGLSSELYDTLKTTVTHIIHNAWPMNGGLKLSGFEKQFEAMRHLVDLASDIACHLPTESKVRFQFVSSIATVGHYPIVTSQNNVPEQSTNIEFVLSNGYGEAKFVCERILQETLQRYPSRFQVMVVRPGQIAGSSSSGCWNTAEHFPAMVKSAQTLRALPDLQGDLSWTPVNDIAASIVELLLTDNTPYPVYHLDNPIRQPWHDMIRILASELSIPTGNIVPFSEWIQRVRSFPGSREDNPAGMMADWLEENFERMSCSGVLLETTRAREHSSTLAGVGPVSEEVTRRYLHCWKQCGFLH from the coding sequence CGCGTCGGACTATCAAGCAGCTGGAAAATGAGTTGCAATCAGCTGGATTTAATACAACCCAAGTCGAGTTCAATGGCCGATATCACTGGGCTGGACATGAGGATACGCTGCATGCACTGGGCCGAATGTGCGATAGCGATCCAGCCTTGCAACTACCGGATACCTCACAATCAGTTGTTCCCACACGCCCCAATATACCGATGGACACTCCTCCTAAAGGTCCTCTTCATGAGTTAGTATTATGGTCAATCCTAGCAAAGCAGTGCCAATGGCTTGATACATTCTCAAAGGTGTACCGAGCTCACCTGGAAGATACTGCATCACTCATCATTGAATTTGGACCAGAGCGATGCATCCCGCCTACGTATATGCGCAAGCTACAGGGACGCACCGTGCACTTTGCAGATCTCGATCTAAACACACTCTCGCGAACTCCACCTCTATACCAGACACCACGGAGCTACGATAGCGACATTGCCGTAGTTGGCATCGCCTGTCGCGTAGCGGGTGCGGATGATCTTGAGGAGTTTTGGAGATTACTGTGTTCCGGGGCATCACAGCATCAAGAAATGCCTCTAGAGCGTTATAAGGACTATGAGACCCCTTGGCGGCCGAGTGCCATTCGACCTTGGTATGGGAACTTTGTCCGGGACATCGATGCATTCGATCATAAATTCTTCAAAAAAGTGCCAAGGGAGGCAATGTCCCAAGATCCGCAGCAACGACTACTTTTGCAAGTCGCGTACCAGGCCGTGCAACAGTCCGGGTACTTCCATCGGCCCAATATTAACAGGAATATCGGGTGCTACATTGCATCCTGCACGGTGGACTATGAACACAATGTCAATTGTCACCCGGCTTCCGCATATTCTGCAACCGGGCTACTTCGGAGCTTCATGGCTGGTAAACTGAGCCACTACTTCGGATGGCGCGGTCCAGCATTCTGTGTGGATAGCGCATGTTCCGGGTCCGCTGTCGCACTTCATCAAGCTTGCCAATCTATAATACGAGGAGAGTGTACAGCCGCGCTGGTCGGCGGTGCGAATGCTATAATGAGTCCTTTGGCGTATGACAATCTTGCAGGAGCTTCATTTGTGAGTCCCACAGGACCTTGTAAGCCATTTGACGCAAGCGCGGATGGATATTGCCGTGGGGAGGGCTTTGCTGCAATCTTTATTAAGAAGATGTCGGATGCCCTGGCAGATGGTGACATTGTCCTGGGAACAATAGCTTCTACAGCCGTCGAGCAGAACAATAACTGCACGCCAATAGTAGTTCCCGATGCATCTTCTCTTGCTGGGTTATTCACTCAGGTGACTAAAAAGGCGCACCTCCACCCTCGGGATATATCGGTCGTTGAAGCTCATGGAACCGGTACACAGGCTGGTGATCCTGCAGAGTACGTCAGCATCAGGCAGACCCTTGCCGGGCCACATCGCACTAGTCCATTGTCCCTCGGATCTGTTAAAGGCCTAGTCGGCCATACTGAGGGTGTGTCCGGCCTGATTGCGCTGGTGAAGATCTTGTTGATGTTAAACGAGGGCATCATTCCTCCGCAGCCGAACTTTCAAACTCTGAATCCACATATTAATGCATCTCCGGATGATCAGATACATATTGCAGTCACCCTCGAACAATGGAGAGCAAATTTCCGTGCAGCACTGATCAATAATTACGGTGCATCGGGATCGAATGCATCTATGGTGATCACGGAAGCACCTTATGCGTCCGAACATAGGATGTCCTCTTCCATCCATACTTTTACGGTCGCCCTTCCAATCCGAATATGTGCTTCAGACGAGGGCCGACTAAGTGACTTCGCCAAACGGTTGCGCCAATTCCTCCATCACCCAGCAATATCTGCGGCGCCGGCTACAGATTTGGGGAACCTATCCTTTAACATCTGTCGCCAGTCCAATCCCACACTAGACTCACAGGTAGCCTTCAGCTGCTGCTCGAAATCGGAGCTTTCTTCCAAACTGTCCTCTTTTATTGATGGCGACACAAACCACATTTTCAGGTTTATCAAGAGTCCTCGACCCATCATTCTGTGTTTCGGTGGCCAAGTCTCCACATTTGTAGGCTTAGATCGCACCGTATATGACTCCATCTCGCTACTTCGTCATTTCTTAGATCAATGTGATTCCCTGGCAAAGTTCTCTGGATATGGTAGCCTTTTCCCTGGCATCTTTGAGCGCAACCCCATTATCGACCAAGTACAGTTGCACATCCAACTCTTTTCATTACAATACTCTTGTGCCCGGTGCTGGATTGATTCGGGGCTAGATGTTGCAGCTGTTGTTGGACACAGCTTTGGCGAATTGACCGCACTATGCATATCTGGCGCTTTATCACTTGGCGATACAATCACACTGATCGCTCGCCGCGCGGCTATCATTCGTGATGGCTGGGGCCATGACCATGGCGCTATGCTTGCAGTGGAAGGGAATAAGGACGATATCATGCGTCTCATAGATGAAGCGTGTCGCAAGGCACCAACCAATATCGCGCCAGCAACGATTGCTTGCTTCAATGGTCCCAGCAGCTTCACGCTAGCTGGAACCACGGCTGCCATTGATGGCATCCAAGCGACTCTCAAAACGCCGTCCTATATCAGCCTTAAGGCAAAAAGGTTGTTTGTTACGAATGCCTTCCATTCAGACTTAGTCGACCCTTTGTTGCCAGCCCTCGAGGATGTTATGTGTGGGATACATCCTCAGGAGCCAATTATCCCGTGCGAGAAGGCAACGGAGAATGTGTGCACAGGTACAGTCACGTCCGGCATGGTTGCAAAGCATCTCCGTCAGCCGGTCTACTTCCATCACGCAGTACAACGATTGGCAGAGAAATATGGCCCGTGTGTCTGGTTAGAGGCCGGTTCCAATTCCACGATCACATACATGGTGAATCGCGCACTTGTGCCCTCTTCAGGACATCACTGTCAAGCTGTGAACATCACGACTGAACGTGGTATGCAAAACTTAAGCGATGCAACTGTCAGTCTCTGGAAAGCAAGCGTATCAGTAGCCTTCTGGGGTCACCATTCCCAACAGGCGCAAAAATACGTCCCTATTTTTCTACCACCGTATCAATTTGAGAAAAGCCGGCATTGGTTGTCAAATAAAAAGCTTCCTGGTCCTGCTCACGAAGCGGGCGCTACTCCGGCAGTTAGCGCGTCTGCTTTACGATTTGTCGGATACCAAGATACCCAGCAACTAGTTGCCAGATTCAGTATCGACACTGCTCATCCGCAGTACCAGGAGTCTATCGCGGGGCATGTCGTTTCACATACTTCGCCAGTTGCGCCTGCATCTTTCATGCTAGACTACGTTGTCGAAGCACTCCGCAGCTTACCAGAATGCAAAGGGAAGATACCCCAGGTTCAGAACGTCACAAGCGATGCGCCACTCTGCCTAGATATGTCCCGGGATCTATGGATTGAGTTGTATGCGCAGGATACCCATAAGCATATATGGGATCTAAGATATCTAAGCGAACAACTACAGATTGGGCGAAGGTCACAAGTTCTCCACTGTTCTGCCAGATTCACGATGTTTGACCCAGATGATTCACAGATACGGAGCGAATTCACCAGGTACAGTCGCCTGGTGAGCCACCGCCATTGCAAGGAGCTTTTGAATGATCCGAATATAAGTGACATAATCCAAGGGCGGAATGTCTACCGGACATTTGCTGAGATTGTAGACTATTCTGAGCCTTACCGCGGGGTGCAAAAGCTCGTCGGAAAGGATAATGAGTCAGCGGGTAGAGTAATAAAGAGGTATACCGGCCAGACATGGGTGGATACATATCTGTGTGACTCGTTTAGCCAGGTGGGTGGATTCTGGGTCAACTGCATGACAGACCGGGCGCCCTCCGATATGTATCTAGCCAGTGGCATGGAAATGTGGATGCGGTCGCCAATATACGCTGACCCTACTACCCCACGACCGGACACATGGGATATACTCGCAAAGCACGAACGAGGAGATGACTGCTATACTAGTGATATCTTCGTGTTCAATCCGACAACAGGACAGCTCGTAGAGGTCTTCTTGGGGATGCAATACACTCGAGTCAAAAAAGCGACATTTTCTAAGATTATCGGCAAATTCATGCCACAATGTGCGGCACATTCATCTGATGTTAATAAGCTTGAAACTGCAGTGCCGCACGCAGCCGTCCCTGTCCCGCAGGCTGCTAAAGCCAAGTCCGACAGCAGTGGGCCGAAATCCAGAATTAACCTTACAGCCCGTATTAAGGAAGTTGTGGCCGAGTTCTGTGCCATAGACCCGAGCGAAATCACTGAGGACGGCAACATGGCAGACGCTGGAGTGGATTCTCTCATGGCGATGGAGCTTGCTCgtgagatggaggaggccTTCCACTGTACTTTGCCTGCCGCAGATTTGATGGAGGCAGACACATTCCGGGACTTGGTCAATTGCGTCAAGGGTGCCGTGGGAGAGTGCGATAGTGACGAGCATGAAAATTCCAGCCGGAGTTCAGAGGAGATAAGTTTCAAAGACAGGAGCCCTGATGGGGATTACAACACTCCCGACACCGAGCCCCCAACCAGTGTTGCATCAGATACCCTGGATCTCGAGCTCCCCTTGGAGAGTGTGTTAGAGGCATTTGGAGAGACCAAGGCGCTCACCGACCATTTCCTAGCTGACAATAAGTGCAGCGGTCGTATACATATTTTTGCTCCGCTACAAAATGAGCTGTGCGTTACATTAACGCTAGAGGCATTTGAGCAACTTGGTTCACACATCCGGACTGCATCGCGTGGCCAACGTCTCGACCGAATACCGTTTGACCCACAGCATCAGGAACTAACCAACTACCTTTACAAGagacttgaagaagcaagGCTTGTTCACCTAGACGGCAATACTGTTATCCGCACAGCCATATCAGCCCCAAATAAATCTAGTCTCTCTATTCTGGAGGAGATTAAGTGCTCCTATCCTGAGTATGCTGGCGCCAGCAAACTAGCGTATTTCACGGGCAGTAAGCTGGCTTCTGTGTTGTGCGGTGAACAAGACGGTCTCCAGTTGATATTTGGTACTAAAGAGGGTCAAGAACTGGTATCATGGATGTATGGCGATGAGCCACACAATGTTGTGGGGTATATGCAAATGTTGGACTTCATAAAACGGCTAATACAGAAAGTCCCACGAACAGGAGCGGAGGCGGGAGCTCTAAAGATTCTGGAGATGGGAGCAGGTACTGGAGGTGGCACGAAATGGTTCCTTCCCGTCCTATCAAAGCTTGACATTCCGGTCGAGTACACTTTCACCGACATCTCACCAGCATTTCTCGCGCAAGCTAGACGACGTTTCAAAGAGTATTCGTTTGTGCAATATCGTATTCATGATATTGAGAAGCCCCCGCCCGATGATCTCGTGAGCACGCAGCACATCATTATAGCCAGCAACGCCGTTCACGCCACATCCAGTCTACAAGAGTCCACGCGAAACATGCGGAAGGCCCTGCGGTCAGATGGAGTGGTCCTAATGTTGGAAATGACGCGACCAGCGTTCGCAATTGATATTGTCTTTGGCCTCTTTCGTGGGTGGTGGGTTTTCAACGATGGTCGCAACCATGCCATTACCAACGAACACCGTTGGGAGACAGATATGCACACGGTCGGTTACGGCCATGTAGACTGGACAGATGGTCATTCACCGGAGGTCAGTGTACAGAGAGTCATCTTCGCCACAGCGACCGGGACACAAAGTGAACGCTTGCCGCTCGGCAAGCCTCTAGAAAAGGTGCACCCAGTACAAAAGGTAGACAACGCTTCGCGGAGGAAAGTGATTGATAAGTATATACGACGGAGTATTGAGACTTTCACTCTGCCTGTGACTTCACAGAACGGCTTTGGGTCAGATGGGCAGGTCGTACTATTAACGGGGGCAACCGGTAGCCTCGGTAGCCATATTGTGGCGCATCTCGCTCAACGACAGTCTGTAAAGACTATATTCTGTCTGAACCGGGGTAATCCCAATGAGGAGCCATTCCAAAAACAGACGTCCGCACTCAAGAAGCGCGGGATACCCCTAGCCACTCATGAAATGTGTAAAGTAAAGGCACTGACAGCAACTATCTCTCATCACAAACTGGGGCTTTCGTCAGAGCTATATGACACTCTCAAGACCACTGTGACCCATATCATCCACAATGCTTGGCCAATGAATGGGGGGTTGAAGCTATCGGGCTTTGAGAAGCAATTCGAAGCGATGCGTCACCTAGTCGACCTCGCGAGCGACATCGCATGCCATCTTCCCACAGAGTCAAAAGTTAGGTTTCAGTTTGTTTCCTCTATTGCGACTGTCGGACATTACCCCATCGTTACCAGTCAGAATAATGTCCCAGAACAATCAACAAACATCGAGTTTGTGTTATCCAATGGATATGGTGAGGCGAAGTTTGTCTGCGAGCGAATCCTCCAGGAGACTCTCCAGCGATATCCGAGTCGCTTCCAAGTTATGGTAGTTCGTCCGGGCCAGATCGCTGGATCTTCTAGCAGTGGGTGCTGGAACACAGCAGAGCACTTCCCCGCTATGGTCAAGTCAGCACAAACACTCAGGGCACTTCCGGATCTGCAAGGAGATCTTTCGTGGACACCTGTGAATGATATCGCCGCCAGTATAGTGGAGTTATTGCTGACTGACAATACACCTTATCCGGTGTATCACTTGGATAACCCCATCCGCCAACCTTGGCATGACATGATACGCATTTTGGCTAGTGAGCTTAGTATTCCTACCGGTAATATTGTCCCCTTCTCTGAATGGATCCAACGAGTCCGCAGCTTCCCAGGATCAAGAGAAGATAATCCAGCAGGTATGATGGCCGACTGGTTGGAAGAAAACTTTGAGCGTATGTCATGTAGCGGAGTTTTGTTGGAAACGACAAGAGCGAGGGAGCATTCCTCGACTCTGGCTGGGGTCGGGCCGGTCAGTGAGGAGGTCACTCGGCGGTATTTGCATTGTTGGAAGCAGTGTGGATTCTTGCACTAG
- a CDS encoding short chain dehydrogenase/reductase family (unnamed protein product), with product MSLNASNLFSVHGIVAIITGGGTGLGRTIALALDTNNAEKVFIIGRREQPLHETAAQATNQSIIPIVADITSQESLENAYHAVAAQTSHIDLLFANSGTDGPSAHLPPKPDGSPPTLAEFRDHHWGHQMTDFSETLNVNVTGTHYTILAFLPLLDEANKRRPPQDSNELASPHPQVIVTSSVSAMMNRPASLAYSFSKAALLHLVEVFAAQLAPYRIRVNGVAPGLFYSDLSKHLFDKSGVSGRGISEGSFTTELNPLTRAGSDEDIAGTILWMASRSGGYLNGDTIVLDGGRTAVVR from the exons ATGTCCCTGAATGCGTCTAATCTTTTCTCCGTTCACGGCATCGTCGCCATCATTACAGGCGGCGGAACAG GCCTCGGGCGGACCATTGCCCTTGCCCTAGATACCAACAACGCCGAGAAAGTTTTTATCATCGGGCGTCGTGAGCAACCACTTCATGAAACAGCCGCTCAAGCGACGAACCAGTCCATCATTCCCATTGTCGCAGACATCACCTCGCAGGAATCTCTAGAGAATGCGTACCACGCCGTAGCGGCTCAGACTTCGCACATCGACCTTCTATTTGCCAATAGCGGCACCGACGGTCCATCCGCCCATTTACCGCCCAAACCAGATGGCTCACCACCAACCCTGGCTGAATTCCGCGACCATCACTGGGGTCATCAAATGACCGACTTTTCAGAGACCCTGAACGTCAACGTGACCGGCACACACTACACCATTCTGGCATTTCTGCCACTGTTAGACGAGGCGAACAAGCGCCGTCCACCACAGGATTCTAATGAGCTTGCGTCACCACATCCGCAAGTCATTGTGACCAGCTCCGTATCAGCAATGATGAACCGTCCAGCGAGTCTAGCATACTCATTCTCGAAGGCCGCTTTACTGCATCTAGTCGAGGTGTTTGCGGCTCAACTCGCGCCGTACCGGATCCGTGTCAATGGTGTTGCCCCAGGTCTATTCTATAGTGACCTCTCGAAACATCTATTTGATAAAAGTGGCGTGTCAGGACGTGGGATCTCCGAGGGGTCCTTTACGACTGAGCTTAACCCTCTCACCCGAGCGGGCAGcgatgaggatattgccgGTACGATACTGTGGATGGCGAGTCGGTCAGGGGGATACCTGAATGGGGACACAATCGTGCTCGACGGTGGCCGAACAGCGGTTGTCAGATAG